From Tripterygium wilfordii isolate XIE 37 chromosome 13, ASM1340144v1, whole genome shotgun sequence, the proteins below share one genomic window:
- the LOC120012064 gene encoding probable acyl-activating enzyme 6, which translates to MEELKPSPANSSSLTPLGFLERAAAVYGDCPSVIYNTTTYTWSQTHRRCLQLASSISSIGIQRGQVVSVFAPNVPAMYELHFAVPMAGAVLNNINIRLDPPTVSKLLLHSESKLIFVDIMSLSLVRDAIWLFPPTVTSPPLLVLIEDDGFSRINSFSAVDVVDTYEGLVSKGDMNFEWARPRTDWDPFVLNYTSGTTSSPKGVVHCHRGAFIVTVCSLIDWFVPKQAVYLWTLPMFHANGWSFPWGMAAIGGTNICLRKFDPSTVYDLIKRHEVTHMCGAPVILNMLSNTPREPLENPVQILTGGAPPPAPVLTRMESLGFRVTHEYGLTETGGISVFCAWKPQWDHLSVTERARLKARQGVRTIGLTDADVVDPESGVSVKRDGSTMGEIVLRGGCVMLGYLKDPEGTNKCMREDGWFYTGDVAVMHSDGYMEIKDRSKDVIISGGENISSVDIESVLYTHPAVNEAAVVGRPDEYWGETPCAFVSLMAAGDDGIAREREIIEYCKSRLPKFMVPKTVVIIQHLPKSAVGKIQKSVLRDMAKALRPGHSRIISPL; encoded by the coding sequence ATGGAAGAGCTGAAACCATCACCTGCAAACTCATCTTCACTAACTCCATTAGGATTCTTGGAGAGAGCAGCTGCTGTGTATGGTGATTGTCCCTCAGTCATCTACAACACAACCACTTACACGTGGTCTCAAACACACCGTCGATGCCTCCAGCTGGCATCATCCATTTCCTCTATCGGCATCCAGAGAGGCCAAGTGGTCTCCGTCTTTGCCCCCAACGTCCCCGCCATGTACGAGCTTCACTTCGCAGTTCCCATGGCTGGTGCTGTTCTCAACAACATCAACATCCGTCTCGACCCACCCACAGTCTCCAAACTGCTTCTCCACTCGGAATCGAAGCTCATCTTTGTCGACATTATGTCGCTTTCACTTGTCCGTGACGCCATCTGGCTGTTTCCCCCCACCGTAACCAGTCCGCCGTTGCTCGTCCTCATCGAAGACGATGGGTTCTCAAGGATCAATTCATTTTCAGCCGTTGACGTGGTTGACACTTACGAGGGACTAGTAAGCAAGGGTGATATGAATTTCGAGTGGGCCCGACCTAGAACGGATTGGGATCCGTTCGTGTTGAATTACACATCTGGTACAACTTCGAGTCCAAAAGGAGTGGTCCATTGTCATAGAGGGGCTTTTATCGTTACGGTTTGTTCTCTAATTGACTGGTTTGTACCAAAACAAGCTGTTTATTTATGGACACTACCGATGTTTCACGCAAATGGATGGAGCTTCCCTTGGGGCATGGCAGCAATCGGTGGGACCAATATTTGTCTCCGCAAGTTCGATCCTTCCACAGTCTATGATTTGATCAAGAGACACGAGGTCACTCACATGTGTGGAGCTCCTGTGATTCTTAACATGCTATCAAACACTCCACGCGAACCGCTTGAAAACCCGGTTCAAATTCTCACGGGCGGAGCTCCACCGCCAGCTCCAGTACTGACCCGGATGGAGTCACTCGGCTTCCGCGTGACTCACGAGTACGGACTAACGGAAACGGGCGGGATCTCAGTGTTTTGCGCATGGAAGCCGCAGTGGGACCACTTATCTGTAACGGAACGAGCGAGACTGAAAGCGAGGCAAGGAGTGAGGACTATTGGGTTGACGGATGCTGACGTGGTGGATCCCGAGTCGGGAGTGAGTGTGAAGCGAGACGGGTCAACGATGGGGGAGATTGTGTTGAGAGGAGGGTGTGTCATGTTGGGGTACTTGAAGGATCCAGAAGGGACGAACAAGTGTATGAGAGAGGATGGTTGGTTTTACACAGGAGATGTGGCGGTGATGCACTCTGATGGGTATATGGAGATCAAGGATCGGTCAAAGGACGTCATAATCAGCGGTGGAGAGAACATTAGTAGTGTAGATATTGAGTCAGTACTATACACACATCCAGCCGTGAACGAGGCGGCGGTGGTGGGTCGGCCTGACGAGTATTGGGGTGAGACGCCTTGTGCGTTTGTGAGTCTTATGGCTGCTGGTGATGATGGTATTGCTAGGGAGAGGGAGATTATTGAGTATTGTAAATCAAGACTTCCAAAATTCATGGTGCCTAAAACTGTGGTGATTATACAACATTTGCCAAAGAGTGCTGTTGGAAAGATTCAGAAATCTGTGCTTAGAGACATGGCCAAGGCCTTGCGCCCGGGCCACTCCAGAATCATCAGTCCACTGTGA